Proteins encoded in a region of the Roseomonas haemaphysalidis genome:
- a CDS encoding alpha/beta hydrolase — protein MLHRRTLLQGTALAAATPLAAGDARAQDATPIWSADYRVSKAPGVELAVYRKRVGPPDGKPLPVLFFVHGSSASGRPTYDLTIPGRDDVSMMNVAARWGYDVWTMDHEGYGNSSRTAGNSDIASGVADLKAAADLVLKETGQQRMHMMGESSGALRVGAYAMERPDRVGRLVLQAFTYTGAGSGTLGKRAEQAEYYRTHARRPRDAGMLNSIFTRDKPNTTDQDVIDAFVAAELPFGDSVPAGTYLDMTVNLPVVQPDRVTAPVLMISGEFDGIASMDDICDFFKKLPNGDKQLTIVPGAAHTLVSSKQRFTFWRVMKSWLEG, from the coding sequence ATGTTGCATCGCCGCACGCTGCTGCAGGGCACCGCCCTCGCCGCCGCCACCCCACTCGCCGCCGGCGACGCGCGGGCCCAGGATGCCACGCCGATCTGGAGCGCCGATTACCGGGTCAGCAAGGCGCCGGGGGTGGAGCTCGCGGTGTACCGCAAGCGGGTCGGGCCACCGGACGGCAAGCCGCTGCCCGTGCTGTTTTTCGTGCACGGCTCCTCGGCGTCCGGGCGGCCGACCTACGACCTGACCATCCCCGGGCGTGACGACGTGTCCATGATGAACGTCGCGGCGCGCTGGGGCTACGACGTCTGGACCATGGACCATGAGGGCTATGGCAACTCGTCCCGCACCGCGGGCAATTCGGACATCGCCAGCGGCGTCGCGGACCTCAAGGCGGCCGCCGACCTCGTGCTCAAGGAAACCGGCCAGCAGCGCATGCACATGATGGGCGAAAGCTCCGGCGCGCTGCGGGTCGGCGCCTATGCGATGGAGCGGCCGGACCGCGTCGGGCGGCTGGTGCTGCAGGCCTTCACCTATACCGGCGCGGGCTCGGGCACGCTCGGCAAGCGGGCGGAACAGGCGGAATACTACCGCACCCATGCGCGGCGCCCGCGTGACGCCGGCATGCTCAACAGCATCTTCACCCGAGACAAGCCCAACACCACCGACCAGGACGTGATCGACGCCTTTGTCGCGGCCGAGCTGCCCTTCGGCGACAGCGTGCCCGCCGGCACCTACCTGGACATGACGGTGAACCTGCCGGTGGTGCAGCCGGACCGCGTGACCGCGCCGGTGCTGATGATCAGCGGCGAGTTCGATGGCATCGCCTCGATGGACGATATCTGCGACTTCTTCAAGAAGCTCCCTAATGGCGACAAGCAGCTCACCATCGTGCCGGGTGCCGCGCATACGCTGGTGTCCAGCAAGCAGCGCTTCACCTTCTGGCGCGTGATGAAGTCCTGGCTGGAAGGCTGA
- a CDS encoding CaiB/BaiF CoA transferase family protein: MTQPLSGVRVVDLTRILSGPFCTALLGDMGADVVKIEPPGDGDPVRTNGAIIEGMSWYFAAFNRNKRSVSLDLRSEAGRETLARLLKKADVLVENFRPGVLAKMGFDEERLRQINPRLITASINGYGSTGPYVERPAFDFVIQAMSGFMSTNGTADGEPLRSGPPVTDLVAGLYCAFGIVSALQARNNTGRGQRVEASMMDGIISLFAYLASDHLATGVVPRRAGNHHPIAAPYGLFTASDGELAVAPSTEVILRRFLRVLGMEGVLEDPRFSSNALRMQNHAALDALINARMEGESRQAWMDRLNAAGVPCGLVQDVGEALSDPQVLHREMVVDVEHPGHGTVRMLGFPVKLSETPCRMRHPAPDHGAHTEEVLAEWCGEDRPRAGGP, from the coding sequence ATGACGCAGCCGCTTTCCGGGGTGCGGGTGGTGGACCTGACCCGCATCCTGTCCGGCCCCTTCTGCACCGCGCTGCTGGGCGACATGGGCGCCGACGTGGTGAAGATCGAACCGCCCGGCGATGGCGACCCGGTGCGCACCAACGGCGCCATCATCGAGGGCATGAGCTGGTACTTCGCTGCCTTCAACCGCAACAAGCGCTCCGTATCGCTCGATCTTCGCAGCGAGGCAGGCCGCGAAACGCTCGCCCGCCTGCTGAAAAAGGCCGACGTGCTGGTGGAAAACTTCCGCCCCGGCGTGCTGGCGAAGATGGGCTTCGACGAGGAGCGGCTGCGGCAGATCAACCCCCGCCTGATCACCGCCAGCATCAATGGCTACGGCTCCACAGGCCCCTATGTGGAACGGCCGGCCTTCGACTTCGTGATCCAGGCCATGAGCGGGTTCATGAGCACCAATGGCACGGCGGATGGCGAGCCGCTGCGCAGCGGCCCGCCGGTCACCGACCTCGTCGCCGGCCTTTACTGCGCCTTTGGCATTGTCAGCGCGCTGCAGGCCCGCAACAACACCGGGCGCGGGCAGCGGGTGGAGGCCTCCATGATGGACGGCATCATCAGCCTTTTTGCCTATCTGGCGTCCGACCACCTGGCGACGGGCGTGGTGCCCAGGCGCGCCGGCAACCACCACCCCATCGCGGCACCCTACGGGCTGTTCACGGCTTCCGACGGCGAGCTGGCCGTGGCACCCAGCACGGAGGTGATCCTGCGCCGCTTTCTGCGGGTACTGGGGATGGAAGGGGTGCTGGAAGACCCGCGCTTCAGCAGCAACGCGCTGCGCATGCAGAACCACGCGGCGCTGGACGCGCTGATCAACGCCCGCATGGAAGGCGAGTCGCGCCAGGCCTGGATGGACCGGCTCAACGCGGCGGGCGTGCCCTGTGGCCTGGTGCAGGACGTGGGCGAGGCGCTGTCCGACCCCCAGGTGCTGCACCGGGAGATGGTGGTGGACGTGGAGCACCCCGGCCATGGCACCGTGCGCATGCTGGGCTTTCCCGTGAAGCTGTCAGAAACGCCCTGCCGCATGCGGCACCCGGCGCCGGACCACGGCGCGCATACCGAGGAGGTCCTGGCCGAATGGTGCGGCGAGGATCGGCCTCGTGCCGGTGGTCCTTGA
- a CDS encoding hydroxymethylglutaryl-CoA lyase, which yields MPDTGFPPPHGFVEICEAGTRDGLQIEATIIPTAEKIALVDAMLDSGIRHVEVTSFVSPRAVPQMADAEEVLRGIRKRPDTNLMALVPNLRGAERAVTTPVDGGVLLISASETHNRKNLNRSIDESLAAFPAVAARLRDGGKEVLGAVAVAFGCPFEGEVSLDGIIRIGRAYAALGVTQMTLGDTTGMAAPNNVRRTLRGLRAALPGMQFTMHLHNTRGVGLANVLVSLDEGVRRFDAAAGGLGGCPFAAGATGNICTEDLVYLLDESGWTTGVDLDQSIAVAKRMEALLGRTLPGQVMRAGPRLRLHAANAVPTAAG from the coding sequence ATGCCTGACACCGGATTTCCGCCCCCCCACGGCTTTGTCGAGATCTGCGAGGCCGGCACGCGGGATGGGCTGCAGATCGAGGCGACCATCATCCCCACGGCCGAGAAGATCGCGCTGGTCGACGCCATGCTCGACAGCGGCATCCGCCATGTGGAAGTGACCTCCTTCGTGTCGCCCCGCGCCGTGCCGCAGATGGCCGACGCGGAAGAGGTGCTGCGCGGCATCCGCAAGCGGCCCGACACCAACCTGATGGCGCTGGTGCCCAACCTGCGCGGCGCCGAACGTGCCGTGACCACGCCGGTCGATGGCGGCGTGCTGCTGATCTCGGCGTCCGAAACGCACAACCGCAAGAACCTGAACCGGAGCATCGATGAATCGCTGGCTGCCTTTCCGGCCGTGGCGGCGCGGCTGCGCGATGGCGGCAAGGAGGTGCTGGGGGCCGTGGCCGTCGCCTTCGGCTGCCCCTTCGAGGGCGAGGTGAGCCTGGACGGCATCATCCGCATCGGCCGGGCCTATGCGGCGCTTGGCGTCACGCAGATGACGTTGGGCGACACCACCGGCATGGCGGCGCCCAACAACGTGCGCCGCACGTTGCGCGGGCTGCGCGCCGCGCTGCCTGGCATGCAGTTCACCATGCACCTGCACAACACGCGCGGCGTCGGGCTGGCGAATGTGCTGGTGTCGCTGGACGAGGGTGTGCGGCGCTTCGACGCGGCGGCGGGCGGGCTGGGTGGCTGCCCCTTCGCGGCCGGCGCCACGGGCAACATCTGCACGGAGGACTTGGTCTACCTTTTGGATGAAAGCGGCTGGACCACCGGCGTGGATCTGGACCAAAGCATCGCGGTGGCCAAGCGCATGGAGGCGCTGCTCGGCCGCACCCTGCCCGGGCAGGTGATGCGTGCGGGCCCGCGGCTGCGGCTGCACGCCGCGAACGCCGTGCCGACGGCGGCCGGCTGA
- a CDS encoding Bug family tripartite tricarboxylate transporter substrate binding protein: MLRRHLGALALAGSLPALPLSRRASAQSYPSRPIRMISPFPPGGGTDLLARAMCVRLAEARGWTVVVENRAGANGVIGLAEAARAPAEGYDIVLGQQDNLVLAPLLTKVAFDPVKDFTPIAFAVQSPPVITVAAQSPYHTFEDLARAARAAPGTLAFGSSGSGSSSHIISEALRLRGGIAMQHVPYRGSNPAMADLLGGHVAAVGSSIASAASALQSGGARPLAVSGATRSASLPDTPTLRELGYDVELTTWWGVLGPARMPDAVTALLNQEFNRVLQQPELVRMLAQQGMEPAPTTPAAFAELVRKDVEASRAMINQIGMKLD, translated from the coding sequence ATGCTGCGCCGCCACCTGGGGGCCCTGGCCCTCGCCGGCAGCCTGCCGGCGCTTCCACTGTCGCGACGGGCCTCCGCCCAGAGCTATCCGTCGCGGCCCATCCGCATGATCTCGCCCTTCCCGCCCGGCGGTGGTACCGACCTGCTGGCACGCGCCATGTGCGTGCGGCTGGCCGAGGCCAGGGGCTGGACGGTGGTGGTGGAGAACCGCGCCGGCGCCAACGGCGTGATCGGGCTGGCCGAGGCCGCCCGCGCGCCGGCGGAAGGCTACGACATCGTGCTGGGCCAGCAGGACAACCTGGTGCTGGCGCCGCTGCTGACCAAGGTAGCCTTCGATCCGGTCAAGGACTTCACGCCCATCGCCTTCGCGGTGCAGTCGCCCCCCGTGATCACCGTGGCCGCGCAATCGCCCTACCACACCTTCGAGGACCTGGCCCGCGCCGCCAGGGCGGCGCCCGGCACCCTGGCCTTCGGCAGCTCCGGCAGCGGCAGCTCCTCGCACATCATCAGCGAGGCCCTGCGGCTGCGCGGCGGCATCGCCATGCAGCACGTGCCCTACCGCGGCTCCAACCCCGCCATGGCGGACCTGCTGGGCGGGCATGTGGCGGCGGTGGGGTCTTCCATCGCCTCGGCCGCCAGCGCGCTGCAGTCGGGCGGCGCGCGGCCCCTGGCGGTATCGGGTGCCACGCGCAGCGCCTCGCTGCCCGACACGCCGACCTTGCGGGAGCTGGGCTACGACGTGGAGCTGACCACCTGGTGGGGCGTGCTGGGCCCCGCCCGCATGCCGGACGCGGTGACGGCGCTGCTGAACCAGGAATTCAACCGGGTGCTGCAGCAGCCTGAGCTGGTGCGCATGCTGGCGCAGCAGGGCATGGAGCCGGCGCCCACCACCCCCGCCGCCTTTGCCGAGCTGGTCCGCAAGGACGTGGAAGCCAGCCGGGCCATGATCAACCAAATCGGCATGAAGCTCGATTAA